A window from Labrus mixtus chromosome 14, fLabMix1.1, whole genome shotgun sequence encodes these proteins:
- the LOC132987951 gene encoding rho guanine nucleotide exchange factor TIAM1-like isoform X1 yields the protein MGNVESQNGDSSFYGDVTGHLSRKHTSRSLRLSNKQQITRRSRHSSSVKQEHRNSEASTRSSSTPSIPQSLAENGLEPFNATDEFGEFGINPHWTQRVAMTMRPESYQQDDDLLATPTPETSEADTVAQDGGEDSMGEGEGDVIGEERYLQRMTEGPREGGSFKKKRSKSADMWREDSLEFSLSDLSQEHLTSTEEMIDGEEEEQFTRPRASAGSAERASSLDHLCSQQSPGLRGQRSRFAKNRREAECDGDGEGEEGLMSPTEEDCGGYGAFTLPCRRSHCLSEGLAGLGIPSAPRPAFQGRRAQTTQDISGVLGEGSEYGDSGIDGVATEIDGDGELVSRRCKAMSASFSVYSATESSVFNGSDSGSSSAGGGDGRGGEGVRGGVYENFRKELENQAWTHHGRDCTEEAGSAVSDEQSSGTLSSAYPSDTLIGCAQGIVRKAGALAVKNFLVHKKNKKVEPATKRKWKHYWVSLKGCTLFLYEHDCRSGIDHNSIPKHALWVENSIVQAVPEHPKKDFVFCLSNSVGDAFLFQTSGQTELENWITAIHSACAAALARQHHREDTVRLLRTEIRKLEQKIDMDEKMKKMGDMQLSTVTDGKKRKTILEQIFLWEQNLERFHMDLFRCRCYLASLQGGEPPNPKRLLGFASRPTKLAMGRLGIFSVSSFHALVSARTESSLRKRNQAMPRTFSKRRSRFSSLWGLDTTSKRKTMGHPSINQVFIDGMEPVRKPLERMFEDSSSEKSKEKEDSVKSLPQQNTDSDIWVPDYLTPSWVCLPNNQPVLAIVQPGETALDVLSAVCKTHKIDPSSHYLRLKVWMDNQTLFYVPKFEEEISDLLYKEIEICHKATKVICFDKAESCTIGYGFSVAVIDEDGMQQLHITEVKEDGLASAKGLKAGDEILLLNGKPASALQMEDMRAAFINQALTLSVSTLPQLDSRLLCTLPPRRSDGDLATDIFSQSQEDILDEVSGLTVNSQDESLDEGHRLTQQSPGGHLEDKTITGMGQKSTEHATAFCRSLHDMNSLDCPMSSSSSSSSSSLSPSPVSALPPTAATQTQRQLSHADKLRKVINELVETEKTYVKDLRCLIECYLTPLQKESFLTQDELDVLFGNLGEMVEFQVEFLRTLEDGIRLVPDLERLERVEQFKKVLFSLGGSFLYYADRFKIYSAFCASHTKVPKVLAKAKTDPDFKAFLAVRNPRQQHSSTLESYLIKPIQRVLKYPLLLRELYSLTDPDSEEHYHLDVAMKAMNKVASHINEMQKLHEEYGAVFDQLINEQTADKKEVADLSMGDLLLHSTVMWINPPASLVKSKKDPDLAAFVFKTAVVFVYKDSSKHRKKIGASHRVSVSDDRDPFRFRHMIATDSLQVRTLANSEGTAVCEIVHTRSESEGRPERTFQLCCSSPDSKKDFLKAVHSILRDKQRRQLLKTESLPPNQQYVPFGGKRLFALKGARPGMNRAASAPSRTLARRKLVRNRFTIDTDLVFHGNNNSDSEPSSHSTPSQHARLQSSKPQGEDTDRWVEEQFDLACYEDQGEGIDVGQLKETDILSDDDEYCKSVRAASLEPLDLQGKMRGLNLNGGVETDRDVMHGRMREGEVNQIKNSNETGSVDSFTSCGVSLARCEPQTIKFAPLKQCAVDGATNKDHNEIWVRREDIANVCNSDVF from the exons ATGGGCAACGTAGAGAGTCAGAATGGGGACAGCAGTTTCTACGGTGATGTGACGGGACATCTCTCGCGTAAACATACGTCCCGGTCACTTCGTCTCTCCAATAAACAGCAAATCACACGACGCTCACGACACTCTTCTTCAGTGAAACAAGAACACAGAAACTCTGAAGCCTCAACTCGTTCCTCCAGCACCCCGAGCATCCCGCAGTCCTTAGCAGAGAACGGACTGGAACCTTTCAACGCCACTGATGAGTTTGGAGAGTTCGGCATCAACCCCCACTGGACTCAGCGCGTCGCTATGACAATGAGGCCAGAGTCCTATCAGCAGGACGATGACCTCTTGGCCACACCCACGCCTGAGACCTCGGAGGCAGACACCGTGGctcaggatggaggagaggactccatgggggaaggggagggggatgTTATTGGAGAAGAAAGGTACCTTCAGCGGATGACCGAGGGTCCACGGGAGGGAGGGAGTTTTAAAAAGAAGCGGTCCAAGTCTGCAGACATGTGGAGGGAGGACAGCCTGGAGTTCTCTCTGTCTGACCTGAGCCAGGAGCATCTGACTAGCACGGAGGAAATGATCGatggggaagaggaggagcagttcACACGCCCTAGAGCAAGTGCAG gttccGCTGAAAGGGCATCGTCTCTTGACCATCTGTGCAGCCAGCAGAGTCCTGGCCTCAGGGGGCAGAGGAGCCGCTTTGCTAAAAACCGGAGGGAGGCCGAGTGCGATGGAGAtggagaaggggaggagggcTTGATGTCTCCAACTGAGGAGGACTGCGGCGGGTATGGAGCATTCACACTCCCTTGCAGACGCTCACACTGCCTGTCTGAAGGCTTGGCAGGGCTGGGCATCCCGTCTGCACCGCGCCCTGCTTTCCAAGGACGCCGTGCACAAACTACTCAG GATATCTCTGGTGTTTTGGGCGAGGGAAGTGAGTATGGCGACAGTGGCATCGATGGTGTCGCCACGGAGATAGATGGAGACGGAGAGTTGGTGTCAAGGCGCTGCAAGGCCATGTCGGCTTCTTTCTCTGTGTATTCAGCTACCGAAAGCAGCGTCTTTAACGGGAGCGACAGCGGGAGCAGCagcgcaggaggaggagatggacgaGGCGGTGAAGGAGTCAGGGGAGGAGTCTATGAAAATTTCCGAAAGGAGTTAGAAAATCAAGCCTGG ACACATCATGGTCGGGACTGCACGGAGGAGGCTGGCTCCGCCGTGAGTGACGAGCAGAGTAGCGGCACACTGAGCAGCGCATATCCGTCAgacactctgattggctgtgctCAGGGAATCGTGAGGAAAGCAGGGGCTCTGGCGGTGAAGAACTTCTTGGTTCATAAGAAGAACAAGAAAGTGGAACCTGCAACAAAGCGCAAGTGGAAACACTACTGGGTCTCTCTGAAAG gcTGCACTCTCTTTCTGTACGAGCATGACTGCCGTTCAGGGATAGACCACAACAGTATCCCTAAACATGCACTGTGGGTGGAGAATAGCATAGTCCAGGCTGTCCCTGAACACCCCAAGAAAGACTTTGTTTTCTGCCTCAGCAACTCAGTGGGAGATGCTTTCCTTTTCCAG ACGTCAGGCCAGACCGAATTGGAGAACTGGATCACAGCGATCCACTCTGCGTGTGCCGCAGCCCTGGCTCGGCAGCATCACAGGGAGGACACGGTGCGGCTGCTGCGAACCGAGATCCGCAAGCTGGAGCAGAAGATCGACATGGacgagaagatgaagaagatgggAGACATGCAGCTGTCCACCGTCACTGATGGCAAGAAGAGGAAGACCATACTGGAGCAG ATCTTCCTGTGGGAGCAGAACTTGGAGCGGTTTCACATGGATCTGTTCCGCTGTCGGTGCTACCTGGCCAGTCTGCAGGGCGGCGAACCCCCTAATCCAAAACGCTTGCTGGGCTTCGCTTCCCGTCCCACCAAGCTGGCCATGGGACGACTGGGCATCTTCTCTGTGTCTTCCTTCCATGCACTG gtgtcaGCCCGTACTGAAAGCAGCCTCAGGAAGCGGAACCAGGCCATGCCTCGTACTTTCAGTAAACGCCGGAGCCGGTTCTCCTCCCTCTGGGGGCTGGACACCACCTCAAAGAGAAAGACCATGGGGCACCCTTCAATCAACCAG GTGTTCATTGATGGGATGGAACCAGTGAGAAAGCCATTGGAGCGCATGTTTGAAGACTCATCCAGTGAGAAATCG aaagagaaagaggactCCGTGAAAAGTCTTCCTCAGCAAAACACAGACAGCGACATCTGGGTTCCTGATTACCTGACTCCCTCCTGGGTGTGTCTGCCCAACAATCAGCCTGTCTTGGCAATCGTACAGCCTGGTGAGACAGCGCTGGATGTCCTGAGCGCTGTCTGCAAG ACCCACAAGATAGATCCATCTAGCCACTACCTGCGTCTGAAGGTGTGGATGGACAACCAGACGCTCTTTTATGTTCCCAAATTTGAAGAGGAAATCTCTGATCTG CTCTACAAAGAAATTGAGATTTGCCACAAAGCTACAAAGGTGATCTGCTTTGACAAAGCTGAGTCCTGCACCATTGGATACG GTTTTTCTGTGGCAGTAATAGATGAGGACGGGATGCAGCAGCTCCATATAACTGAAGTAAAAGAAGATGGACTGGCCTCAGCTAAAG GTCTGAAAGCAGGGGATGAGATCCTTTTGCTGAATGGTAAACCTGCATCTGCCCTCCAAATGGAAGACATGAGGGCTGCGTTCATAAACCAAGCGTTGACCTTGAGTGTCAGCACCCTGCCCCAGCTGGACTCTCGGTTGTTGTGCACCCTTCCGCCCCGGCGCTCCGATGGTGACCTGGCCACAGACATCTTCTCCCAGAGCCAAG AGGACATCCTGGATGAGGTGTCGGGCTTAACAGTGAACAGCCAAGATGAGAGTTTGGATGAAGGACATCGGCTGACCCAGCAGAGCCCTGGAGGTCATCTGGAAGACAAAACCATTACCGGGATGGGACAGAAG AGCACGGAGCATGCCACTGCTTTCTGCCGCAGTCTCCATGACATGAATTCCCTGGACTGCCCTATGTCATCCTCCTCGTCGTCGTCCTCGTCGTCCCTCTCCCCGAGCCCTGTGTCAGCTTTACCGCCCACAGCAGCAACCCAAACCCAGAGACAGCTCTCCCACGCAGACAAACTCCGCAAAGTCATCAATGAGCTGGTGGAGACAGAGAAGACGTATGTCAAG gacCTGAGGTGCCTAATAGAGTGCTACCTGACACCTCTGCAGAAAGAAAGCTTCCTTACACAGGATGAG CTGGACGTTTTGTTTGGTAACCTCGGTGAGATGGTTGAGTTCCAAGTGGAGTTTCTGCGGACGCTGGAAGATGGAATCAGACTGGTGCCGGATTTGGAGCGTCTGGAAAGGGTGGAGCAATTTAAG AAAGTGCTCTTCTCCTTGGGTGGTTCATTCCTGTATTATGCCGATCGCTTCAAGATCTACAGCGCCTTCTGTGCCAGCCACACAAAAGTCCCAAAGGTCCTGGCTAAAG CAAAGACTGACCCGGATTTCAAGGCTTTCCTGGCTGTGAGAAACCCCAGACAGCAACATTCGTCCACTCTGGAGTCTTACCTGATCAAACCCATCCAGAGGGTCCTGAAGTACCCGCTGCTGCTGAGGGAGCTCTACTCTCTCACTGACCCAGACAGTGAGGAACACTACCACCTGGATG TTGCAATGAAGGCGATGAACAAAGTTGCGAGTCACATCAATGAAATGCAGAAGCTTCACGAAGAGTACGGGGCTGTTTTCGACCAGCTCATCAATGAGCAGACTGCAGATAAAAAAGAG gtGGCGGACCTCTCCATGGGGGATCTTCTGCTGCATTCTACTGTGATGTGGATTAACCCTCCGGCCTCTTTGGTAAAGAGCAAAAAGGACCCTGATCTGGCTGCTTTTG TGTTCAAAACTGCGGTTGTATTTGTGTACAAGGACAGCTCCAAGCACAGGAAAAAAATC GGTGCATCTCACCGTGTGTCTGTGAGTGATGACAGAGATCCTTTCCGTTTCCGTCACATGATTGCAACAGACTCTCTTCAAGTCCGCACCCTTGCAA aCTCTGAGGGCACAGCCGTGTGCGAGATAGTTCACACaagatctgaatctgagggaaGACCAGAGAGAACCTTCCAGCTGTGCTGCAG TTCTCCAGACAGTAAGAAGGACTTCCTGAAAGCAGTACATTCTATCCTTCGGGACAAGCAGCGGCGCCAGCTTCTGAAGACAGAGTCTCTGCCCCCAAATCAGCAGTATGTACCGTTTGGGGGCAAACGTCTGTTTGCTCTTAAAGGGGCAAGGCCGGGCATGAACAGAGCAG CATCAGCCCCATCACGAACGCTGGCCCGCAGGAAGCTGGTGAGAAACCGCTTCACCATAGATACCGACCTTGTTTTCCACGGAAACAACAACAGCGATTCAGAGCCTTCCTCGCACTCAACGCCATCCCAGCATGCTCGTCTTCAATCCAGCAAACCTCAAGGGGAGGACACGGACCGTTGGGTGGAGGAGCAGTTCGACCTCGCTTGCTACGAGGACCAGGGAGAGGGTATCGACGTGGGGCAGCTTAAGGAGACGGACATTTTGAGCGACGATGATGAGTACTGTAAGTCCGTTAGAGCGGCGTCTCTAGAACCTCTGGACCTGCAGGGCAAGATGCGAGGACTCAATTTGAATGGAGGAGTAGAAACTGACAGAGATGTCATGCACGGCAGGATGCGAGAGGGTGAAGTTAATCAAATTAAGAACAGTAATGAAACGGGCTCAGTAGACTCCTTCACCTCCTGCGGTGTGTCTCTTGCCCGCTGTGAACCCCAGACGATAAAGTTCGCCCCCTTGAAGCAGTGTGCTGTAGATGGAGCCACAAACAAGGACCATAATGAAATCTGGGTGCGGCGGGAGGACATTGCTAACGTATGCAACAgtgatgttttctga
- the LOC132987951 gene encoding rho guanine nucleotide exchange factor TIAM1-like isoform X2 yields MGNVESQNGDSSFYGDVTGHLSRKHTSRSLRLSNKQQITRRSRHSSSVKQEHRNSEASTRSSSTPSIPQSLAENGLEPFNATDEFGEFGINPHWTQRVAMTMRPESYQQDDDLLATPTPETSEADTVAQDGGEDSMGEGEGDVIGEERYLQRMTEGPREGGSFKKKRSKSADMWREDSLEFSLSDLSQEHLTSTEEMIDGEEEEQFTRPRASAGSAERASSLDHLCSQQSPGLRGQRSRFAKNRREAECDGDGEGEEGLMSPTEEDCGGYGAFTLPCRRSHCLSEGLAGLGIPSAPRPAFQGRRAQTTQDISGVLGEGTTESSVFNGSDSGSSSAGGGDGRGGEGVRGGVYENFRKELENQAWTHHGRDCTEEAGSAVSDEQSSGTLSSAYPSDTLIGCAQGIVRKAGALAVKNFLVHKKNKKVEPATKRKWKHYWVSLKGCTLFLYEHDCRSGIDHNSIPKHALWVENSIVQAVPEHPKKDFVFCLSNSVGDAFLFQTSGQTELENWITAIHSACAAALARQHHREDTVRLLRTEIRKLEQKIDMDEKMKKMGDMQLSTVTDGKKRKTILEQIFLWEQNLERFHMDLFRCRCYLASLQGGEPPNPKRLLGFASRPTKLAMGRLGIFSVSSFHALVSARTESSLRKRNQAMPRTFSKRRSRFSSLWGLDTTSKRKTMGHPSINQVFIDGMEPVRKPLERMFEDSSSEKSKEKEDSVKSLPQQNTDSDIWVPDYLTPSWVCLPNNQPVLAIVQPGETALDVLSAVCKTHKIDPSSHYLRLKVWMDNQTLFYVPKFEEEISDLLYKEIEICHKATKVICFDKAESCTIGYGFSVAVIDEDGMQQLHITEVKEDGLASAKGLKAGDEILLLNGKPASALQMEDMRAAFINQALTLSVSTLPQLDSRLLCTLPPRRSDGDLATDIFSQSQEDILDEVSGLTVNSQDESLDEGHRLTQQSPGGHLEDKTITGMGQKSTEHATAFCRSLHDMNSLDCPMSSSSSSSSSSLSPSPVSALPPTAATQTQRQLSHADKLRKVINELVETEKTYVKDLRCLIECYLTPLQKESFLTQDELDVLFGNLGEMVEFQVEFLRTLEDGIRLVPDLERLERVEQFKKVLFSLGGSFLYYADRFKIYSAFCASHTKVPKVLAKAKTDPDFKAFLAVRNPRQQHSSTLESYLIKPIQRVLKYPLLLRELYSLTDPDSEEHYHLDVAMKAMNKVASHINEMQKLHEEYGAVFDQLINEQTADKKEVADLSMGDLLLHSTVMWINPPASLVKSKKDPDLAAFVFKTAVVFVYKDSSKHRKKIGASHRVSVSDDRDPFRFRHMIATDSLQVRTLANSEGTAVCEIVHTRSESEGRPERTFQLCCSSPDSKKDFLKAVHSILRDKQRRQLLKTESLPPNQQYVPFGGKRLFALKGARPGMNRAASAPSRTLARRKLVRNRFTIDTDLVFHGNNNSDSEPSSHSTPSQHARLQSSKPQGEDTDRWVEEQFDLACYEDQGEGIDVGQLKETDILSDDDEYCKSVRAASLEPLDLQGKMRGLNLNGGVETDRDVMHGRMREGEVNQIKNSNETGSVDSFTSCGVSLARCEPQTIKFAPLKQCAVDGATNKDHNEIWVRREDIANVCNSDVF; encoded by the exons ATGGGCAACGTAGAGAGTCAGAATGGGGACAGCAGTTTCTACGGTGATGTGACGGGACATCTCTCGCGTAAACATACGTCCCGGTCACTTCGTCTCTCCAATAAACAGCAAATCACACGACGCTCACGACACTCTTCTTCAGTGAAACAAGAACACAGAAACTCTGAAGCCTCAACTCGTTCCTCCAGCACCCCGAGCATCCCGCAGTCCTTAGCAGAGAACGGACTGGAACCTTTCAACGCCACTGATGAGTTTGGAGAGTTCGGCATCAACCCCCACTGGACTCAGCGCGTCGCTATGACAATGAGGCCAGAGTCCTATCAGCAGGACGATGACCTCTTGGCCACACCCACGCCTGAGACCTCGGAGGCAGACACCGTGGctcaggatggaggagaggactccatgggggaaggggagggggatgTTATTGGAGAAGAAAGGTACCTTCAGCGGATGACCGAGGGTCCACGGGAGGGAGGGAGTTTTAAAAAGAAGCGGTCCAAGTCTGCAGACATGTGGAGGGAGGACAGCCTGGAGTTCTCTCTGTCTGACCTGAGCCAGGAGCATCTGACTAGCACGGAGGAAATGATCGatggggaagaggaggagcagttcACACGCCCTAGAGCAAGTGCAG gttccGCTGAAAGGGCATCGTCTCTTGACCATCTGTGCAGCCAGCAGAGTCCTGGCCTCAGGGGGCAGAGGAGCCGCTTTGCTAAAAACCGGAGGGAGGCCGAGTGCGATGGAGAtggagaaggggaggagggcTTGATGTCTCCAACTGAGGAGGACTGCGGCGGGTATGGAGCATTCACACTCCCTTGCAGACGCTCACACTGCCTGTCTGAAGGCTTGGCAGGGCTGGGCATCCCGTCTGCACCGCGCCCTGCTTTCCAAGGACGCCGTGCACAAACTACTCAG GATATCTCTGGTGTTTTGGGCGAGGGAA CTACCGAAAGCAGCGTCTTTAACGGGAGCGACAGCGGGAGCAGCagcgcaggaggaggagatggacgaGGCGGTGAAGGAGTCAGGGGAGGAGTCTATGAAAATTTCCGAAAGGAGTTAGAAAATCAAGCCTGG ACACATCATGGTCGGGACTGCACGGAGGAGGCTGGCTCCGCCGTGAGTGACGAGCAGAGTAGCGGCACACTGAGCAGCGCATATCCGTCAgacactctgattggctgtgctCAGGGAATCGTGAGGAAAGCAGGGGCTCTGGCGGTGAAGAACTTCTTGGTTCATAAGAAGAACAAGAAAGTGGAACCTGCAACAAAGCGCAAGTGGAAACACTACTGGGTCTCTCTGAAAG gcTGCACTCTCTTTCTGTACGAGCATGACTGCCGTTCAGGGATAGACCACAACAGTATCCCTAAACATGCACTGTGGGTGGAGAATAGCATAGTCCAGGCTGTCCCTGAACACCCCAAGAAAGACTTTGTTTTCTGCCTCAGCAACTCAGTGGGAGATGCTTTCCTTTTCCAG ACGTCAGGCCAGACCGAATTGGAGAACTGGATCACAGCGATCCACTCTGCGTGTGCCGCAGCCCTGGCTCGGCAGCATCACAGGGAGGACACGGTGCGGCTGCTGCGAACCGAGATCCGCAAGCTGGAGCAGAAGATCGACATGGacgagaagatgaagaagatgggAGACATGCAGCTGTCCACCGTCACTGATGGCAAGAAGAGGAAGACCATACTGGAGCAG ATCTTCCTGTGGGAGCAGAACTTGGAGCGGTTTCACATGGATCTGTTCCGCTGTCGGTGCTACCTGGCCAGTCTGCAGGGCGGCGAACCCCCTAATCCAAAACGCTTGCTGGGCTTCGCTTCCCGTCCCACCAAGCTGGCCATGGGACGACTGGGCATCTTCTCTGTGTCTTCCTTCCATGCACTG gtgtcaGCCCGTACTGAAAGCAGCCTCAGGAAGCGGAACCAGGCCATGCCTCGTACTTTCAGTAAACGCCGGAGCCGGTTCTCCTCCCTCTGGGGGCTGGACACCACCTCAAAGAGAAAGACCATGGGGCACCCTTCAATCAACCAG GTGTTCATTGATGGGATGGAACCAGTGAGAAAGCCATTGGAGCGCATGTTTGAAGACTCATCCAGTGAGAAATCG aaagagaaagaggactCCGTGAAAAGTCTTCCTCAGCAAAACACAGACAGCGACATCTGGGTTCCTGATTACCTGACTCCCTCCTGGGTGTGTCTGCCCAACAATCAGCCTGTCTTGGCAATCGTACAGCCTGGTGAGACAGCGCTGGATGTCCTGAGCGCTGTCTGCAAG ACCCACAAGATAGATCCATCTAGCCACTACCTGCGTCTGAAGGTGTGGATGGACAACCAGACGCTCTTTTATGTTCCCAAATTTGAAGAGGAAATCTCTGATCTG CTCTACAAAGAAATTGAGATTTGCCACAAAGCTACAAAGGTGATCTGCTTTGACAAAGCTGAGTCCTGCACCATTGGATACG GTTTTTCTGTGGCAGTAATAGATGAGGACGGGATGCAGCAGCTCCATATAACTGAAGTAAAAGAAGATGGACTGGCCTCAGCTAAAG GTCTGAAAGCAGGGGATGAGATCCTTTTGCTGAATGGTAAACCTGCATCTGCCCTCCAAATGGAAGACATGAGGGCTGCGTTCATAAACCAAGCGTTGACCTTGAGTGTCAGCACCCTGCCCCAGCTGGACTCTCGGTTGTTGTGCACCCTTCCGCCCCGGCGCTCCGATGGTGACCTGGCCACAGACATCTTCTCCCAGAGCCAAG AGGACATCCTGGATGAGGTGTCGGGCTTAACAGTGAACAGCCAAGATGAGAGTTTGGATGAAGGACATCGGCTGACCCAGCAGAGCCCTGGAGGTCATCTGGAAGACAAAACCATTACCGGGATGGGACAGAAG AGCACGGAGCATGCCACTGCTTTCTGCCGCAGTCTCCATGACATGAATTCCCTGGACTGCCCTATGTCATCCTCCTCGTCGTCGTCCTCGTCGTCCCTCTCCCCGAGCCCTGTGTCAGCTTTACCGCCCACAGCAGCAACCCAAACCCAGAGACAGCTCTCCCACGCAGACAAACTCCGCAAAGTCATCAATGAGCTGGTGGAGACAGAGAAGACGTATGTCAAG gacCTGAGGTGCCTAATAGAGTGCTACCTGACACCTCTGCAGAAAGAAAGCTTCCTTACACAGGATGAG CTGGACGTTTTGTTTGGTAACCTCGGTGAGATGGTTGAGTTCCAAGTGGAGTTTCTGCGGACGCTGGAAGATGGAATCAGACTGGTGCCGGATTTGGAGCGTCTGGAAAGGGTGGAGCAATTTAAG AAAGTGCTCTTCTCCTTGGGTGGTTCATTCCTGTATTATGCCGATCGCTTCAAGATCTACAGCGCCTTCTGTGCCAGCCACACAAAAGTCCCAAAGGTCCTGGCTAAAG CAAAGACTGACCCGGATTTCAAGGCTTTCCTGGCTGTGAGAAACCCCAGACAGCAACATTCGTCCACTCTGGAGTCTTACCTGATCAAACCCATCCAGAGGGTCCTGAAGTACCCGCTGCTGCTGAGGGAGCTCTACTCTCTCACTGACCCAGACAGTGAGGAACACTACCACCTGGATG TTGCAATGAAGGCGATGAACAAAGTTGCGAGTCACATCAATGAAATGCAGAAGCTTCACGAAGAGTACGGGGCTGTTTTCGACCAGCTCATCAATGAGCAGACTGCAGATAAAAAAGAG gtGGCGGACCTCTCCATGGGGGATCTTCTGCTGCATTCTACTGTGATGTGGATTAACCCTCCGGCCTCTTTGGTAAAGAGCAAAAAGGACCCTGATCTGGCTGCTTTTG TGTTCAAAACTGCGGTTGTATTTGTGTACAAGGACAGCTCCAAGCACAGGAAAAAAATC GGTGCATCTCACCGTGTGTCTGTGAGTGATGACAGAGATCCTTTCCGTTTCCGTCACATGATTGCAACAGACTCTCTTCAAGTCCGCACCCTTGCAA aCTCTGAGGGCACAGCCGTGTGCGAGATAGTTCACACaagatctgaatctgagggaaGACCAGAGAGAACCTTCCAGCTGTGCTGCAG TTCTCCAGACAGTAAGAAGGACTTCCTGAAAGCAGTACATTCTATCCTTCGGGACAAGCAGCGGCGCCAGCTTCTGAAGACAGAGTCTCTGCCCCCAAATCAGCAGTATGTACCGTTTGGGGGCAAACGTCTGTTTGCTCTTAAAGGGGCAAGGCCGGGCATGAACAGAGCAG CATCAGCCCCATCACGAACGCTGGCCCGCAGGAAGCTGGTGAGAAACCGCTTCACCATAGATACCGACCTTGTTTTCCACGGAAACAACAACAGCGATTCAGAGCCTTCCTCGCACTCAACGCCATCCCAGCATGCTCGTCTTCAATCCAGCAAACCTCAAGGGGAGGACACGGACCGTTGGGTGGAGGAGCAGTTCGACCTCGCTTGCTACGAGGACCAGGGAGAGGGTATCGACGTGGGGCAGCTTAAGGAGACGGACATTTTGAGCGACGATGATGAGTACTGTAAGTCCGTTAGAGCGGCGTCTCTAGAACCTCTGGACCTGCAGGGCAAGATGCGAGGACTCAATTTGAATGGAGGAGTAGAAACTGACAGAGATGTCATGCACGGCAGGATGCGAGAGGGTGAAGTTAATCAAATTAAGAACAGTAATGAAACGGGCTCAGTAGACTCCTTCACCTCCTGCGGTGTGTCTCTTGCCCGCTGTGAACCCCAGACGATAAAGTTCGCCCCCTTGAAGCAGTGTGCTGTAGATGGAGCCACAAACAAGGACCATAATGAAATCTGGGTGCGGCGGGAGGACATTGCTAACGTATGCAACAgtgatgttttctga